From Gammaproteobacteria bacterium, the proteins below share one genomic window:
- the rpmI gene encoding 50S ribosomal protein L35, with translation MPKLKSNSGAKKRLKVAPSGTVKHRKTFKRHLLTGKSAKRKRRLSAVVVIHESDHSRVRPLLPYS, from the coding sequence ATGCCTAAATTAAAGAGCAACAGCGGCGCAAAAAAACGCCTCAAGGTCGCGCCCTCGGGCACGGTCAAGCATCGCAAGACCTTCAAGCGGCATTTGCTGACCGGCAAGAGCGCCAAGCGCAAACGTCGTCTGAGCGCGGTGGTGGTGATTCACGAATCGGATCACAGCCGCGTGCGGCCGCTGCTTCCCTATTCCTGA
- the pheT gene encoding phenylalanine--tRNA ligase subunit beta — MKFSERWLREWANPPVDSAALCERLTLSGLEVEQMTPVAAEITGVVVAEVRVIGKHPNADKLSVCQVSTGSAAPLSVVTGAANVRTGMRVPLAPAGALLADGRRIEKSSLRGMESHGVLCSATELGMVDAGGEGILELPSDAPLGANVRDYLQLDDARIEINLTPNRGDCLSIAGLAREVGAEHHCPLRLPEIKSQPPAHAGRLPITLTASEACPRYAGRVINGIDAAAATPMWLRERLRRSGLRSISAVVDVTNYVMLELGQPMHAFDLARLKGGITVRYARAGEQLELLDGQQVTVDAETLVIADDEKPVAMAGIMGGRATGVGDITRDIFLESAFFSPTAIAGRPWRYKLHTDSAHRFERGVDYLMTARAMERATALILQICGGRPGPVCDVTHKQHLPVRAPIRLRQRRLEQVLGFSCAADEVIRILEALGVTVKPAEDGWQVLPPSYRFDISIEEDLIEEMARILGYERVPSRAPGGRLKLGPLAEAGKDPLMRFRQTLIDRGYHEAITYSFVDPAHDAKLGDGAAAIALTNPISEDMAVMRTSLWPGLVKALHYNQNRQQSRIRLFEMGRIFRSSGKETSQIMNIAGVIAGDSAPEQWGCKSRPVDFYDLKSDCEALLAGLQGVDAVPGRHPALHPGQSADWVMAGNKVGSIGALRPDLYKDLDLKGPVYLFELALAPLAGLPIPRHQPLSKFPLVRRDLSFTLAADIPVQKVTECIWRGAPLALRDLQLFDVYQGEGIDSGKKSIALGLIFQQSSSTLMDTEVEVMVTGIAKRLAGELGASLRE, encoded by the coding sequence ATGAAATTCAGCGAACGCTGGTTGCGTGAGTGGGCAAACCCGCCGGTCGACAGTGCGGCGCTGTGCGAGAGGCTTACGCTGTCCGGGCTGGAGGTTGAGCAGATGACGCCGGTCGCCGCCGAAATCACCGGCGTGGTTGTGGCTGAAGTGCGCGTAATCGGCAAACATCCCAACGCCGACAAACTCAGCGTATGTCAGGTGTCCACCGGTTCCGCCGCTCCGCTGAGCGTGGTCACGGGAGCAGCCAATGTTCGTACCGGCATGCGCGTGCCGCTGGCGCCGGCCGGCGCGCTGCTCGCTGATGGCAGGCGCATAGAAAAAAGCAGCCTCCGTGGCATGGAATCCCACGGCGTGCTGTGCTCCGCGACGGAGCTTGGCATGGTCGATGCCGGCGGCGAAGGCATCCTTGAATTGCCGTCCGACGCGCCCTTGGGCGCAAACGTGCGTGATTACCTGCAGCTCGATGATGCCCGCATTGAAATCAATCTCACCCCCAACCGCGGTGATTGCCTGAGCATCGCCGGACTGGCGCGCGAGGTGGGCGCCGAACACCACTGCCCCCTTCGCCTGCCCGAAATTAAATCGCAGCCACCGGCACATGCTGGCCGGTTGCCAATCACCCTCACAGCATCCGAAGCCTGCCCGCGTTATGCCGGTCGTGTCATCAACGGCATCGACGCCGCGGCCGCCACGCCGATGTGGCTGCGCGAGCGGCTGCGACGCAGTGGGTTGCGCAGCATCAGCGCGGTGGTGGACGTGACCAATTACGTCATGCTGGAACTTGGGCAGCCCATGCATGCCTTTGATCTCGCCCGGCTCAAGGGTGGCATCACGGTGCGTTATGCCCGTGCCGGAGAGCAACTTGAACTGCTGGACGGCCAGCAGGTGACGGTGGATGCTGAAACGCTGGTCATCGCCGACGATGAGAAGCCGGTGGCGATGGCCGGCATCATGGGGGGGCGGGCGACCGGTGTGGGGGACATCACTCGCGACATATTTCTGGAAAGTGCGTTTTTCTCCCCCACTGCCATTGCCGGACGGCCGTGGCGATACAAGCTGCATACGGATTCCGCGCACCGTTTTGAGCGGGGCGTGGATTATCTGATGACCGCGCGCGCCATGGAGCGCGCCACGGCGCTGATTCTGCAAATTTGCGGCGGCCGCCCCGGGCCGGTTTGCGACGTGACACACAAACAACATCTCCCGGTTCGCGCACCCATCCGGTTGCGGCAACGGCGCCTGGAGCAGGTGCTGGGTTTTTCATGCGCCGCTGACGAGGTGATTCGCATACTTGAGGCATTGGGCGTGACTGTGAAACCGGCTGAAGATGGCTGGCAGGTGCTACCCCCGTCTTATCGATTCGACATAAGCATTGAAGAGGACCTGATCGAGGAAATGGCGCGCATCCTCGGTTACGAACGCGTTCCCAGCCGCGCCCCTGGCGGACGGTTGAAACTGGGTCCGTTGGCGGAAGCGGGCAAGGATCCCTTGATGCGGTTTCGGCAAACATTGATTGATCGCGGCTATCATGAAGCGATCACCTACAGTTTCGTTGATCCCGCACACGACGCAAAGCTGGGTGATGGCGCGGCGGCGATTGCGCTGACCAATCCCATCTCGGAGGACATGGCCGTGATGCGGACGAGCCTGTGGCCGGGATTGGTGAAGGCGCTGCATTACAACCAGAACCGGCAGCAATCGCGCATTCGTCTGTTCGAGATGGGTAGAATTTTTCGAAGTTCCGGCAAGGAAACCAGTCAAATAATGAACATAGCGGGAGTTATTGCGGGGGATTCCGCACCGGAACAATGGGGCTGTAAGTCGCGCCCCGTGGATTTTTATGACCTGAAATCGGATTGCGAGGCCCTGTTGGCTGGATTGCAGGGCGTCGATGCTGTTCCTGGGCGTCATCCCGCCCTGCATCCGGGGCAGTCCGCCGATTGGGTTATGGCGGGTAATAAGGTTGGAAGTATCGGTGCGCTGCGTCCTGATTTGTATAAGGATTTGGACTTGAAAGGGCCAGTCTATCTGTTTGAATTGGCATTGGCACCTCTGGCTGGCCTGCCGATACCACGCCATCAGCCATTATCAAAATTTCCCCTTGTAAGACGGGACCTTAGCTTTACTTTGGCCGCTGATATCCCGGTCCAGAAAGTCACGGAATGCATCTGGCGGGGGGCGCCTTTAGCGTTGCGTGACTTGCAGTTATTTGACGTATATCAGGGCGAAGGCATTGATTCAGGGAAGAAAAGTATCGCTTTGGGCTTGATTTTTCAGCAATCTTCAAGCACTCTAATGGATACAGAGGTGGAGGTGATGGTAACCGGCATTGCCAAAAGGCTGGCCGGCGAACTGGGGGCCTCACTGCGAGAATAA
- the infC gene encoding translation initiation factor IF-3 has protein sequence MSTEKKNRINEMITAPQVRLIGPDGENVGVVSIDEAQRIADDNGQDLVEIVPNADPPVCRVMDVGKFIFEQNKKKHAAKRKQKQIQIKEIKIRPTTEEGDYQVKLRSMTRFLEEGDKVKVTLRFRGRELMHQEFGVQMLKRIETDLAALSMVEQHPRLEGKQMVMLLSPRRGGGHAVGVEHVEN, from the coding sequence ATCAGTACGGAAAAGAAGAACCGTATCAACGAAATGATTACGGCGCCGCAGGTGCGCCTGATTGGGCCGGATGGCGAAAATGTCGGTGTCGTTTCGATTGATGAAGCCCAGCGTATCGCGGACGATAATGGACAGGACCTGGTGGAGATAGTGCCCAATGCAGACCCGCCGGTCTGCCGGGTGATGGATGTCGGCAAGTTCATCTTCGAACAGAACAAGAAGAAACACGCCGCCAAGCGCAAGCAGAAACAGATCCAGATCAAGGAGATCAAGATCCGCCCCACCACCGAGGAGGGCGATTATCAGGTCAAGCTGCGTTCGATGACGAGATTTCTGGAGGAGGGTGACAAGGTCAAGGTGACATTGCGGTTCCGGGGACGGGAATTGATGCACCAGGAATTCGGCGTGCAGATGCTGAAACGCATTGAGACCGATCTGGCCGCGCTGAGCATGGTCGAGCAGCACCCGCGTCTGGAAGGCAAGCAAATGGTGATGTTGCTCTCGCCGCGGCGCGGCGGTGGGCACGCAGTAGGCGTCGAGCACGTGGAAAATTGA
- the pheS gene encoding phenylalanine--tRNA ligase subunit alpha translates to MHISTEARAQIAGAAGMAALEQLRVHWLGRKGVLTEELKHVGTLAPEARREAGRIVNEAKSTLTALIEARRLELERAEIARRLGREVIDVTLPGRGERPGGPHPVTRTLNRVVALFSQIGFEVADGPEIEDDYHNFEALNIPAHHPARAMHDTFYFDAGTLLRTHTSPVQIRVMERTPPPMRVIAPGRVYRHDYDQTHSPMFHQVEGLLVDEEVSFADLKGLLHDFLCAFFERDDLQMRFRPSYFPFTEPSAEVDIRLPTEHGVSGWLEVLGCGMVHPNVFRAVGIDSERYRGLAFGLGIERLAMLRYGVSDLRLFFENDLRFLAQFR, encoded by the coding sequence ATGCACATCAGCACCGAGGCGCGGGCGCAGATTGCCGGCGCGGCGGGCATGGCCGCGCTCGAACAACTGCGTGTCCACTGGCTGGGCAGGAAGGGGGTGCTGACCGAGGAACTGAAGCATGTGGGAACGCTGGCGCCGGAAGCCCGCCGGGAGGCGGGCCGGATCGTCAACGAGGCCAAGTCCACGCTTACTGCACTCATTGAAGCCCGCCGGCTGGAACTGGAACGGGCCGAAATCGCCCGCCGCCTGGGGCGGGAGGTCATCGATGTCACGTTACCGGGCCGCGGCGAGCGTCCGGGTGGCCCGCACCCCGTTACCCGCACACTCAACAGGGTGGTGGCATTGTTCAGCCAGATCGGCTTTGAAGTCGCCGACGGTCCGGAGATCGAGGACGATTACCACAACTTCGAGGCCCTCAATATTCCGGCCCACCATCCCGCCCGCGCCATGCATGACACGTTTTATTTCGATGCCGGCACATTGTTGCGCACGCACACCTCGCCGGTGCAGATCCGGGTAATGGAGCGCACGCCGCCACCGATGCGTGTCATTGCGCCGGGGCGGGTATACCGTCATGACTATGATCAGACCCACTCGCCGATGTTCCATCAGGTCGAGGGTCTGCTGGTGGACGAGGAGGTCAGTTTCGCTGATCTGAAGGGGCTGCTGCATGACTTTCTATGCGCCTTTTTCGAACGCGATGATTTGCAGATGCGTTTCCGGCCGTCGTATTTTCCGTTCACCGAACCTTCCGCCGAGGTCGACATCCGGCTTCCGACGGAACACGGTGTCAGCGGCTGGCTGGAGGTGCTGGGTTGCGGCATGGTGCATCCCAATGTATTCCGCGCGGTCGGGATCGACAGCGAGCGTTATCGCGGGCTGGCCTTCGGCCTGGGGATAGAACGGCTGGCCATGTTGCGTTATGGCGTCAGTGATCTGCGGTTGTTTTTTGAGAATGATCTGCGCTTCCTCGCGCAGTTCAGATAA
- the glmS gene encoding glutamine--fructose-6-phosphate transaminase (isomerizing) yields the protein MCGIVGAVAQRDVTPILLEGLKRLEYRGYDSAGLVVLNERGLDRRRVVGKVAGLEQAVRTEPLHGTTGIAHTRWATHGAPSTSNAHPHICRQQVALVHNGIIENHEELRARQKAAGHDFTSQTDTEVIVHQVYDHLQEGKDLLQAVQDSARELHGAFALGVMSTTAPGRLVAARRGSPLVIGIGVDEYFIASDVFALLPVTQRFIFLQEGDVADVSVDGVSIYDAAGKRVQRPENVSRLTADVMEKSGYRHFMLKEIFTQPRAIADTLSGCAIDGRIAAGIFGKSAEAIFPQVQSVQIAACGTSYHAGAIARYWFESLAGVPCSVEVASEFRYRQPVVRPQSLFVVISQSGETADTLAALREAKRLGYAHTLAICNVPESSLTRESEIVFLTRAGPEIGVASTKAFTTQLTALLLLVVAVGRHHGLKEAEAARLLSLLETLPGQVNATLELNERIQRWSERFADKHHALYLGRGTMYPVAMEGALKLKEVSYIHAEAYPAGELKHGPLALVDADMPVVAVAPNNDLLEKLKSNLEEVRARGGQLFVFADPRVTVPEAPGVEIMRLNPADDLIAPIVYTIPLQLLAYHVAVLKGADVDQPRNLAKSVTVE from the coding sequence ATGTGCGGCATTGTCGGTGCGGTGGCCCAGCGGGATGTCACCCCCATACTGCTGGAGGGGTTGAAACGGCTCGAATACCGGGGTTATGACTCCGCCGGCCTGGTTGTGCTCAATGAGCGCGGACTCGACCGTCGCCGTGTCGTCGGCAAGGTTGCCGGCTTGGAGCAGGCCGTGCGCACCGAACCGCTGCACGGCACCACCGGCATCGCCCACACCCGCTGGGCGACCCACGGTGCGCCAAGCACGAGCAACGCCCACCCGCACATCTGCCGCCAGCAGGTTGCGCTGGTGCACAATGGCATCATCGAAAATCATGAGGAACTGCGCGCCCGGCAGAAGGCCGCCGGTCACGATTTTACCTCGCAGACCGATACCGAGGTCATCGTTCACCAAGTCTACGATCATCTGCAGGAGGGCAAGGACCTGCTGCAGGCGGTACAGGATTCGGCGCGGGAACTGCACGGAGCCTTTGCGCTTGGCGTGATGAGCACGACGGCGCCGGGGCGGTTGGTGGCGGCGCGGCGTGGCAGTCCGCTGGTCATCGGTATTGGTGTGGACGAGTACTTCATCGCTTCTGATGTATTTGCATTACTGCCCGTGACACAGCGTTTCATTTTTTTGCAGGAAGGAGACGTCGCGGATGTCAGCGTCGATGGCGTGTCCATCTATGACGCTGCAGGCAAACGTGTCCAGCGGCCGGAAAACGTTTCTCGGCTGACTGCCGATGTGATGGAGAAGTCCGGCTATCGGCACTTCATGCTCAAGGAAATTTTTACGCAGCCACGCGCCATCGCCGATACATTGTCCGGATGCGCAATCGATGGACGGATCGCGGCCGGGATATTTGGCAAAAGTGCGGAGGCCATCTTTCCACAGGTCCAATCCGTGCAGATCGCCGCCTGCGGCACCAGTTACCATGCCGGCGCCATCGCCCGTTACTGGTTCGAGTCCCTCGCCGGCGTGCCGTGCAGTGTGGAGGTGGCGAGTGAATTTCGCTATCGCCAGCCGGTCGTGCGGCCGCAATCGCTGTTTGTCGTCATTTCGCAGTCCGGAGAAACGGCAGACACGCTGGCGGCTCTCCGTGAGGCCAAACGGCTGGGCTATGCGCACACTTTGGCGATCTGCAACGTACCCGAGAGTTCGCTTACGCGTGAATCCGAAATTGTATTTCTTACCCGTGCCGGCCCGGAAATAGGCGTTGCTTCCACCAAGGCCTTCACCACCCAGTTGACGGCGTTGTTGTTGCTTGTAGTCGCCGTGGGCCGCCATCACGGGTTGAAGGAGGCGGAGGCCGCGCGGCTGCTGTCCCTGCTGGAAACCCTCCCTGGCCAGGTCAATGCCACATTGGAATTAAATGAACGGATACAGCGCTGGAGCGAGCGCTTCGCCGACAAACACCACGCGCTGTATCTGGGCCGCGGCACCATGTACCCCGTGGCGATGGAGGGCGCCCTCAAGCTCAAGGAAGTCTCCTATATCCACGCCGAGGCGTACCCGGCGGGCGAACTCAAGCACGGCCCCCTGGCCCTGGTGGACGCGGACATGCCGGTAGTTGCCGTGGCGCCCAACAATGATCTGCTGGAGAAACTCAAGTCCAATCTGGAGGAAGTTCGCGCCCGCGGCGGACAACTGTTCGTGTTTGCAGATCCCCGCGTGACCGTGCCCGAGGCGCCGGGCGTTGAAATCATGCGGCTTAATCCAGCCGATGATCTGATCGCGCCCATCGTCTACACCATTCCGCTGCAACTGCTTGCCTATCATGTCGCCGTCCTGAAAGGCGCGGATGTCGATCAACCGCGTAATCTGGCCAAGTCGGTCACCGTTGAATAG
- a CDS encoding MerR family transcriptional regulator: protein MLEASNNNELPAIPGKRYFTIGEVSDLCAVKPHVLRYWEQEFPQLKPIKRRGNRRYYQRQDVILIRQIRGLLYEHGFTIGGARQRLSGEDARADNNLSQQIIRQLRTELEEVLNILRR, encoded by the coding sequence ATGCTGGAAGCATCGAACAATAACGAATTGCCAGCGATACCCGGTAAACGCTACTTCACCATCGGTGAAGTGAGCGATCTATGCGCGGTCAAGCCGCATGTGCTGCGTTACTGGGAGCAGGAATTCCCCCAGCTCAAACCCATCAAGCGCCGGGGCAACCGCCGCTATTACCAACGCCAGGACGTCATTCTTATCCGCCAGATCCGCGGCCTCTTGTATGAACACGGTTTCACCATCGGCGGCGCCCGCCAGCGGCTATCCGGCGAAGATGCCAGGGCCGACAACAATCTGAGCCAGCAAATCATCCGCCAGTTGCGCACGGAGCTGGAGGAAGTCCTTAACATCCTCCGCCGTTGA
- a CDS encoding tetratricopeptide repeat protein, translated as MAGNGAWNTALAGLLGLCLAGCGASGDPLAAFNKGDYAAAMKLWQPKAEAGDKIAQNYMGVLYQLGLGVDRDYVKAVQWYVKAAENGNADAQRILGTMYYDGNGVSQNTNCAYAWYYVASQNGHALAEEARKSIANELTPNKTRIMENRIRAYLKGKPGELKVAGEGSSEYERVEKDLAPEDMQCDGSIPGQPSPAAPAATSQVQNAQG; from the coding sequence GTGGCTGGAAACGGGGCATGGAACACTGCACTGGCGGGATTACTGGGATTATGCCTGGCCGGTTGCGGTGCATCCGGTGATCCGCTGGCAGCGTTCAACAAGGGGGATTATGCGGCGGCAATGAAACTGTGGCAGCCCAAGGCGGAGGCGGGTGACAAAATCGCACAAAATTACATGGGCGTACTGTACCAACTTGGCCTGGGGGTGGATCGGGATTACGTGAAGGCGGTGCAGTGGTATGTCAAGGCCGCCGAGAACGGCAATGCCGACGCCCAGCGCATCCTGGGCACCATGTACTATGACGGCAACGGCGTGTCGCAGAACACCAATTGCGCCTATGCGTGGTATTACGTCGCTTCGCAGAACGGCCACGCGCTCGCCGAGGAGGCGCGCAAGTCGATAGCCAACGAATTGACGCCCAATAAAACGCGCATCATGGAAAATCGCATCCGCGCCTACCTCAAGGGCAAGCCGGGTGAACTGAAGGTGGCCGGGGAGGGCAGTTCGGAGTACGAGCGGGTGGAGAAAGACCTGGCTCCCGAGGACATGCAATGTGACGGTTCCATACCGGGACAGCCCAGTCCGGCGGCGCCCGCGGCCACATCCCAGGTGCAGAACGCGCAGGGTTGA
- the thrS gene encoding threonine--tRNA ligase yields the protein MSVTITLPDGSQRQFPRPVTAAEVAAAIGPGLAKAALAAKVNGRLVDTSYRIEQDAQLAIVTGKDAEGVEVIRHSCAHLLAQAVKQLFPDAQVTIGPVIENGFYYDFSYKRPFTPEDLEKIEARMKELAAADHEVQRSVMARDEAVKFFRKMGEEYKAEIIASIPANEQISLYGQGDFIDLCRGPHVPSTGKLRAFKLTKIAGAYWRGDSRNEMLQRIYGTAWPDEKLLKDYLHRLEEAEKRDHRKIGKALDLFHLQEEAPGMVFWHPRGWVIWQQIEQYLRQVLWEHGYEEVRTPAIMDRVLWEKSGHWENFRELMYTTESEKRDYAVKPMNCPGHIQIYNQGIKSYRDLPLRLAEFGSCHRNEPSGALHGLMRVRGFVQDDAHIFCTEEQILAESGGFIDLLLKVYADFGFKDVLVKLSTRPVKRIGTDIQWDKAEKALADALKAKGLKYDVQPGEGAFYGPKIEFSLKDCIGRIWQCGTIQLDFALPERLGAEYVGEDGQRHAPVMLHRAILGSLERFIGILIEEHAGAFPAWLAPVQVAVFNITDAQADYAAGVAETLKNQGFRAISDLRNEKIGLKIREHTLQRVPYMLVTGGREVENQTVAVRTRAGEDLGSMPLDAFIERLKSEIAKRGHG from the coding sequence ATGTCAGTTACGATTACCCTGCCAGACGGCAGTCAGCGTCAATTCCCCCGTCCCGTGACCGCCGCGGAGGTGGCAGCCGCCATCGGGCCCGGTCTCGCCAAGGCGGCGCTGGCCGCCAAGGTCAACGGCAGGCTGGTCGATACTTCCTACCGGATCGAACAAGACGCGCAGCTGGCCATCGTTACCGGCAAGGACGCGGAGGGTGTCGAGGTCATTCGTCATAGTTGCGCGCACCTGCTGGCGCAGGCGGTGAAACAGTTGTTCCCAGACGCGCAGGTAACCATCGGTCCGGTCATCGAAAACGGTTTCTACTACGATTTTTCCTACAAGCGTCCCTTCACGCCGGAGGATCTGGAGAAGATCGAGGCCCGGATGAAGGAGCTCGCCGCCGCCGATCACGAAGTACAACGCTCGGTGATGGCGCGCGATGAGGCGGTCAAATTCTTCCGCAAGATGGGCGAGGAGTACAAGGCCGAGATCATCGCCTCGATTCCCGCCAATGAGCAGATATCGCTGTACGGACAAGGCGACTTCATCGATCTCTGCCGTGGTCCGCATGTGCCCAGCACCGGCAAGCTCCGCGCCTTCAAACTGACCAAGATTGCCGGCGCCTACTGGCGCGGCGATTCCCGCAACGAAATGCTGCAGCGGATCTACGGCACGGCCTGGCCCGACGAGAAATTGCTGAAGGATTACCTGCACCGCTTGGAGGAGGCTGAGAAACGTGATCACCGCAAAATCGGCAAGGCGCTGGATCTGTTTCATTTGCAGGAGGAAGCGCCGGGCATGGTGTTCTGGCACCCGCGCGGCTGGGTCATCTGGCAGCAGATTGAACAATACCTGCGCCAGGTCTTGTGGGAGCACGGCTACGAGGAGGTGCGTACGCCGGCGATCATGGATCGCGTGCTGTGGGAGAAGTCCGGCCATTGGGAAAATTTTCGCGAGCTCATGTACACCACGGAGTCGGAGAAGCGCGACTACGCGGTGAAGCCCATGAATTGCCCTGGGCACATCCAGATTTACAATCAGGGCATCAAGAGCTACCGCGACCTGCCGTTGCGGCTGGCGGAATTCGGCTCCTGCCACCGCAACGAGCCTTCCGGTGCCCTGCACGGCCTCATGCGCGTGCGCGGTTTCGTGCAGGACGACGCCCACATTTTCTGCACAGAAGAACAAATCCTCGCCGAGTCGGGCGGCTTTATCGATCTGCTGCTGAAGGTGTACGCCGATTTCGGATTCAAAGACGTGCTGGTCAAACTCTCCACCCGGCCGGTGAAGCGCATTGGCACGGATATCCAGTGGGACAAGGCCGAAAAGGCGCTGGCTGACGCCCTGAAGGCCAAGGGTCTCAAATACGACGTGCAGCCGGGTGAGGGCGCGTTTTACGGTCCCAAGATCGAGTTTTCGCTGAAGGACTGCATCGGCCGTATCTGGCAATGCGGCACCATCCAGCTGGATTTCGCCCTGCCGGAGCGTCTGGGGGCGGAATATGTGGGCGAGGACGGCCAGCGGCACGCACCGGTCATGCTACACCGGGCCATACTGGGTTCGCTGGAGCGCTTCATCGGCATCCTGATCGAAGAGCACGCCGGTGCATTCCCGGCGTGGCTGGCGCCGGTGCAGGTGGCGGTCTTCAATATCACCGATGCGCAGGCTGATTATGCGGCCGGGGTGGCGGAAACCTTAAAAAATCAAGGCTTCCGCGCCATTTCTGACTTGAGAAATGAGAAGATCGGCCTTAAAATCCGCGAGCATACCTTGCAGCGGGTCCCGTACATGCTGGTCACCGGCGGTCGGGAGGTCGAAAACCAGACCGTGGCCGTGCGCACTCGTGCCGGTGAGGATTTGGGCAGCATGCCCCTCGACGCTTTCATCGAGCGCCTCAAGAGCGAGATTGCCAAGCGCGGCCATGGCTAA
- the ihfA gene encoding integration host factor subunit alpha, protein MALTKAEMAEKLFEELGLNKREAKELVEMFFEEIRAALESGQQVKLSGFGNFDLRKKNQRPGRNPKTGEEIPITARRVVTFRPGQKLKARVEAYAGSIEQ, encoded by the coding sequence ATGGCACTCACCAAGGCCGAAATGGCCGAGAAGCTTTTTGAAGAGTTGGGTCTCAACAAGCGGGAGGCCAAGGAACTCGTGGAGATGTTTTTTGAAGAAATCCGCGCCGCCTTGGAGTCCGGCCAGCAGGTGAAGCTGTCCGGGTTTGGTAACTTTGACCTGCGCAAGAAGAACCAACGTCCGGGACGCAACCCCAAGACAGGCGAGGAGATCCCCATCACCGCCCGCCGGGTGGTGACCTTCCGGCCCGGCCAGAAATTAAAAGCGAGAGTGGAAGCCTATGCTGGAAGCATCGAACAATAA
- the rplT gene encoding 50S ribosomal protein L20 produces the protein MARVKRGVTARARHKKILAQSKGYRGFRRNIVRVAKQAVTRAGQFAYRDRKQRKRQFRALWIVRINAAARLSGLSYSRLINGLEKAAVAVDRKVLADLAVHDLAAFGQLAEKAKAALAQ, from the coding sequence ATGGCAAGAGTAAAACGGGGCGTCACCGCCCGCGCCAGGCATAAAAAAATTCTGGCGCAATCCAAGGGTTACCGCGGTTTTCGCCGCAACATCGTGCGCGTGGCCAAACAGGCCGTCACCCGCGCCGGCCAGTTTGCCTATCGCGATCGCAAGCAACGCAAGCGTCAGTTCCGCGCCCTGTGGATCGTGCGCATCAACGCCGCCGCGCGGTTGTCCGGGCTGTCCTACAGCCGGTTGATCAACGGTTTGGAAAAAGCCGCCGTGGCGGTGGATCGCAAGGTCCTGGCAGATCTGGCCGTGCACGATCTCGCTGCGTTCGGCCAGCTGGCGGAAAAGGCCAAGGCAGCGCTGGCGCAGTAA